A portion of the Tachyglossus aculeatus isolate mTacAcu1 chromosome 24, mTacAcu1.pri, whole genome shotgun sequence genome contains these proteins:
- the LOC119945242 gene encoding cell cycle control protein 50C-like isoform X1 — translation MKDKASGPGAGTPTSKCPENTALKQQQLPAWKPVLTASTVLSGFFTIGGFCLGMGILLILSAKSVQEIEINYTEICSNCSKLRENSSNFEKECDCSIPFSISKKMKGNVFLYYKLHNFYQNHRRYVISRSDAQLLGENVKKVESTCAPFTAYANGTPISPCGAIANSMFNDTILLFYHPNDSTRITVPLLKSGITWWTDKHVKFQNPKSRNLSAAFAGTARPPYWNKPIYELDEKDWKNNGFTNDDFIVWMRVAAFPTFKNLYRRLSRIQQFAEGLPAGNYSFTISYNFPVTRFKGEKGVLLSTVTWSGGSNIFLGVAYITTGAATLLAGSTMLAIHLKLKKRKTHYQR, via the exons ATGAAGGACAAGGCAAGCGGACCCGGTGCCGGGACCCCTACCTCCAAGTGTCCCGAAAACACCGCCCTGAAGCAGCAGCAGTTGCCAGCCTGGAAACCTGTGCTCACAGCCTCGACCGTCCTCTCGGGCTTTTTCACCATCGGCGGGTTCTGTCTGGGCATGggcatcctcctcatcctctccgcGAAGAGTGTCCAGGAAATTGAG ATAAATTACACGGAAATATGCTCAAATTGCTCCAAGTTGCGGGAAAATTCTTCTAACTTTGAGAAAGAGTGCGACtgctccatccccttctccatttcAAAGAAAATGAAG GGTAACGTTTTCTTGTACTACAAACTGCACAACTTCTATCAGAACCATCGTCGATATGTCATATCCAGAAGCGACGCCCAGCTATTGGGAGAAAACGTGAAG AAGGTCGAGAGCACCTGTGCCCCCTTCACAGCGTATGCCAATGGGACCCCCATCTCTCCTTGTGGTGCCATCGCCAACAGCATGTTCAACG ACACCATCCTACTCTTCTACCACCCCAACGACTCCACCCGTATCACAGTCCCATTGCTGAAGAGTGGAATTACATGGTGGACCGATAAGCACGTGAAGTTCCAAAACCCCAAGTCCAGAAACCTGTCCGCTGCCTTTGCAG GGACGGCTAGGCCTCCTTACTGGAACAAGCCCATCTACGAGCTGGATGAGAAGGACTGGAAAAACAACGGCTTCACCAACGACGACTTCATTGTCTGGATGCGAGTGGcggccttccccaccttcaaaaacctcTACCGCCGCCTCAGCCGAATCCAACAGTTTGCTGAGGGCCTTCCTGCTGGGAATTACAGCTTCACCATATCCTACA ATTTCCCCGTCACCAGGttcaagggggagaaaggggtgcTCCTGTCCACGGTAACCTGGAGCGGCGGAAGCAACATCTTCTTAGGCGTGGCCTACATCACGACAGGAGCGGCGACTCTGTTGGCAGGCTCGACCATGCTGGCCATCCACTTGAAGCTGAAAAAGAGAAAAACCCACTATCAGCGCTAA
- the LOC119945242 gene encoding cell cycle control protein 50C-like isoform X2 — protein MKDKASGPGAGTPTSKCPENTALKQQQLPAWKPVLTASTVLSGFFTIGGFCLGMGILLILSAKSVQEIEINYTEICSNCSKLRENSSNFEKECDCSIPFSISKKMKGNVFLYYKLHNFYQNHRRYVISRSDAQLLGENVKKVESTCAPFTAYANGTPISPCGAIANSMFNGTARPPYWNKPIYELDEKDWKNNGFTNDDFIVWMRVAAFPTFKNLYRRLSRIQQFAEGLPAGNYSFTISYNFPVTRFKGEKGVLLSTVTWSGGSNIFLGVAYITTGAATLLAGSTMLAIHLKLKKRKTHYQR, from the exons ATGAAGGACAAGGCAAGCGGACCCGGTGCCGGGACCCCTACCTCCAAGTGTCCCGAAAACACCGCCCTGAAGCAGCAGCAGTTGCCAGCCTGGAAACCTGTGCTCACAGCCTCGACCGTCCTCTCGGGCTTTTTCACCATCGGCGGGTTCTGTCTGGGCATGggcatcctcctcatcctctccgcGAAGAGTGTCCAGGAAATTGAG ATAAATTACACGGAAATATGCTCAAATTGCTCCAAGTTGCGGGAAAATTCTTCTAACTTTGAGAAAGAGTGCGACtgctccatccccttctccatttcAAAGAAAATGAAG GGTAACGTTTTCTTGTACTACAAACTGCACAACTTCTATCAGAACCATCGTCGATATGTCATATCCAGAAGCGACGCCCAGCTATTGGGAGAAAACGTGAAG AAGGTCGAGAGCACCTGTGCCCCCTTCACAGCGTATGCCAATGGGACCCCCATCTCTCCTTGTGGTGCCATCGCCAACAGCATGTTCAACG GGACGGCTAGGCCTCCTTACTGGAACAAGCCCATCTACGAGCTGGATGAGAAGGACTGGAAAAACAACGGCTTCACCAACGACGACTTCATTGTCTGGATGCGAGTGGcggccttccccaccttcaaaaacctcTACCGCCGCCTCAGCCGAATCCAACAGTTTGCTGAGGGCCTTCCTGCTGGGAATTACAGCTTCACCATATCCTACA ATTTCCCCGTCACCAGGttcaagggggagaaaggggtgcTCCTGTCCACGGTAACCTGGAGCGGCGGAAGCAACATCTTCTTAGGCGTGGCCTACATCACGACAGGAGCGGCGACTCTGTTGGCAGGCTCGACCATGCTGGCCATCCACTTGAAGCTGAAAAAGAGAAAAACCCACTATCAGCGCTAA
- the CMSS1 gene encoding protein CMSS1 isoform X3, with the protein MMQQEPEEASVRPEQPKECFLIQPEEKAVSTPQAKRRRKKKISDVLAKSEPKPGAPEDLQKLIREHFGTKRSVIELEELILPDSCFLPANDLSHSFSSYLKEICPKWAKLRKNHKEKKSVLMLIICSSARRALEVMRSMAPFKGDCKVLKLFAKHIKIQEQVRLLEKSVIHLAVGTPGRIKALVQQDGLNLNSLKYLVFDWNWRDQKLRRLMDIPEIRKDTIELLEMRVIKLCRTESLKLGLF; encoded by the exons CCTAAAGAATGCTTTCTGATTCAGCCAGAGGAGAAGGCAGTGAGTACCCCTCAAGCCAAAAGGAGGCGAAAG AAGAAGATTTCTGATGTCCTTGCAAAATCTGAGCCCAAGCCAGGTGCCCCAGAGGACTTGCAGAAGCTGATCAGAGAACACTTCGGCACCAAGCGCTCTGTGATTGAACTAGAAGAACTGATACTTCCAG ATTCGTGTTTTCTCCCAGCCAACGACCTGTCTCACAGTTTTTCTTCGTACTTAAAGGAAA TCTGTCCCAAGTGGGCAAAGCTCCGCAAAAACCACAAGGAGAAGAAATCGGTGCTGATGCTGATCATCTGCAGTTCTGCTCGCCGTGCTTTGGAAGTCATGCG GTCAATGGCTCCATTCAAAGGAGACTGCAAGGTTCTAAAGTTGTTTGCAAAGCACATAAAG ATTCAGGAGCAGGTGAGGTTGCTGGAGAAAAGTGTCATCCATCTAGCAGTGGGAACTCCTGGCAGAATCAAAGCACTGGTTCAGCAAG ATGGCCTGAATTTGAACTCCTTAAAATATCTGGTTTTTGATTGGAACTGGAGGGATCAGAAGTTGAGGAGACTGATGGATATTCCCGAG ATAAGGAAAGACACCATTGAACTTCTGGAAATGAGAGTGATAAAGCTGTGCAGGACAGAATCTTTGAAGCTGGGTCTTTTTTGA